From a single Arthrobacter sp. SLBN-112 genomic region:
- a CDS encoding prephenate dehydrogenase, which translates to MSAFKSQGRGHLDGPVVVIGTGLLGTSIGLGLRGRGVPVFLSDPSPTNQAVAVDIGAGRPLADLGDAKPQLVVVAAPPDVTADVVYKALADYPAAVVVDIASVKADILARLRSLGADLTRYVGTHPMAGREKSGPVAARGELFTSMPWVLCPSEETSGAALQVARSLASDLGAVVSQFTADEHDEAVALVSHLPQVMSSLLASRLQGTPLHALSLAGNGLRDVTRIAASDPTLWVQILGGNAAKVVGILYGVREDLNRLIGTLEQPTAPGARLDLAQLISEGNAGQARIPGKHGGPPQAYSWLTVLVDDKPGQIAQLLTEIGEIGVNVEDLRLDHSSGQNVGMVELSVLPNKHDHLIEALNDRGWRVLQ; encoded by the coding sequence ATGTCGGCGTTCAAAAGCCAGGGCCGCGGCCACCTGGATGGGCCGGTGGTGGTGATTGGCACCGGGCTGCTGGGCACCAGCATCGGGCTGGGCCTGCGCGGGCGTGGCGTACCGGTCTTCCTTTCCGACCCCTCACCCACCAACCAGGCGGTGGCGGTGGACATCGGTGCCGGGCGTCCCTTGGCCGACCTCGGGGACGCCAAGCCCCAGCTTGTAGTGGTCGCCGCTCCGCCGGATGTCACCGCGGACGTCGTGTACAAGGCGCTCGCTGATTACCCGGCCGCCGTCGTGGTGGACATTGCCAGCGTCAAGGCGGACATCCTGGCCCGGCTGCGCAGCCTCGGTGCCGACCTCACGCGCTACGTGGGCACCCACCCAATGGCCGGGCGGGAAAAGTCGGGTCCGGTAGCCGCGCGCGGCGAGCTGTTCACCTCCATGCCGTGGGTGCTCTGCCCATCGGAGGAAACCTCCGGCGCTGCCCTTCAGGTGGCACGGTCGCTCGCCTCGGACCTGGGGGCAGTGGTCTCGCAGTTCACGGCGGACGAACATGATGAGGCGGTCGCCCTGGTGTCGCACCTTCCCCAGGTCATGTCGTCCCTGCTGGCCAGCCGGCTCCAGGGAACGCCGCTGCATGCCCTGTCGCTGGCCGGCAACGGCCTGCGCGACGTCACCAGGATCGCCGCGAGCGACCCCACCCTGTGGGTGCAGATCCTGGGCGGGAATGCGGCCAAGGTCGTCGGGATCCTTTACGGCGTCCGCGAGGACCTGAACCGCCTCATCGGAACGTTGGAACAGCCCACGGCACCGGGAGCCCGGCTGGACCTGGCGCAGCTGATCAGTGAGGGCAACGCGGGGCAGGCCCGGATCCCCGGCAAGCACGGCGGGCCGCCGCAGGCATACTCCTGGCTCACCGTCCTGGTGGATGACAAGCCCGGCCAGATCGCGCAGCTGCTCACCGAAATCGGTGAAATCGGCGTGAACGTCGAAGACCTTCGGCTGGACCATTCCTCCGGACAGAACGTTGGCATGGTGGAATTGTCTGTGTTGCCGAACAAGCACGACCACCTGATCGAAGCTCTCAACGACCGCGGATGGCGGGTACTTCAGTAA
- the cmk gene encoding (d)CMP kinase: MTQELLETMRALRIGRPLVVAIDGPSGSGKSSVSKEVARRLRLAYLDTGAMYRALTWYCVTQGIDLDDGAAVEQASRDFVLELSTSPQEEYVRVGGVDVTDAIREPEISSAVSSVATTLGARTELIRRQRDLIEKHHRRMVVEGRDITTVVAPGAEVRMLLTASEEARLRRRGIQLGGTQNAEQLAAQVTHRDARDSTVVNFTQAASGVVTLDSSDLDFEQTVNAALVIVTKVLNRD, translated from the coding sequence ATGACACAGGAACTCCTCGAAACCATGCGCGCGTTGCGCATCGGGCGGCCGCTGGTGGTCGCCATCGACGGACCGTCAGGTTCCGGTAAATCCAGCGTGAGCAAGGAGGTCGCCCGCAGGCTGCGGCTGGCCTACCTTGACACCGGAGCGATGTACCGCGCCCTTACCTGGTACTGCGTAACGCAGGGCATCGACCTTGATGACGGCGCGGCCGTGGAACAAGCGTCCAGGGACTTTGTGCTGGAATTGAGCACCAGCCCGCAGGAGGAATACGTCCGGGTGGGCGGCGTGGACGTCACCGACGCCATCCGTGAGCCGGAAATTTCCTCCGCGGTCAGCTCCGTGGCCACCACCCTTGGTGCCCGCACGGAACTCATCCGCCGGCAGCGGGACCTCATCGAAAAGCACCACCGCCGCATGGTGGTGGAAGGCAGGGACATCACTACCGTCGTCGCGCCCGGAGCCGAGGTTCGCATGCTCCTCACCGCCAGCGAGGAAGCCCGCCTTCGCCGCCGGGGCATCCAGCTGGGCGGGACGCAGAACGCCGAGCAGCTGGCAGCCCAGGTGACCCACCGGGATGCCAGGGACTCAACCGTGGTGAACTTCACCCAGGCCGCTTCCGGGGTGGTGACGCTGGACTCCTCGGACCTGGACTTCGAGCAGACCGTCAACGCCGCGCTCGTGATCGTCACCAAGGTGCTCAACCGTGACTGA
- the der gene encoding ribosome biogenesis GTPase Der, which yields MSDTTQTSGHSGAEDEYTPTGADQVAERLAAIGDDEAELRAASLRAGLEDYELDEDDAALLSGEYGDEDFDGPVKLDPVLAIIGRPNVGKSTLVNRILGRREAVVEDTPGVTRDRVMYPANWNGRNFTLVDTGGWEHDARGIHARVAEQAEMAVELADAVLFVVDSAVGATATDEGVMKMLRRSKKPVIMVANKVDDFAQEADSAALWGLGFGEPYPVSALHGRGVADLLDHVMEVLPEFSTIEGTDRSGGPRRIALIGRPNVGKSSLLNKLAGSERVVVDNTAGTTRDPVDEFIELGGRTWRFVDTAGIRRRQHMAQGADYYASLRTQSALEKAEVAVVLLAVDEVLSEQDVRILQLAIESGRALVLAFNKWDLLDDERRRYLEREIEQDLAHVEWAPRVNISAKTGWHKDRLVPALDLALENWDKRIATGRLNAFLGELVAAHPHPVRGGKQPRILFGTQASSRPPKFVLFTTGFLDPGYRRFITRRLRETFGFEGTPIEVSMRVREKRGRKR from the coding sequence ATGAGCGACACCACCCAGACTTCCGGGCATTCCGGCGCCGAGGACGAATACACTCCCACAGGCGCGGACCAGGTTGCCGAACGGCTGGCGGCAATTGGCGACGACGAAGCGGAGCTGCGTGCCGCCTCGCTCCGGGCCGGCCTCGAGGACTACGAGCTTGACGAGGACGATGCCGCGCTGCTGAGCGGGGAGTACGGCGACGAGGACTTTGACGGCCCGGTCAAGCTTGATCCCGTCCTGGCGATCATCGGGCGGCCGAACGTGGGCAAGTCCACCTTGGTTAACCGCATCCTGGGCCGCCGCGAAGCCGTGGTGGAGGACACCCCGGGCGTCACCCGCGACCGTGTCATGTACCCAGCCAACTGGAACGGCCGCAACTTCACCCTGGTGGACACGGGCGGGTGGGAACACGACGCCCGCGGCATCCACGCCCGGGTTGCCGAGCAGGCCGAGATGGCCGTGGAACTCGCCGACGCCGTGCTCTTCGTGGTGGACTCCGCCGTTGGCGCCACCGCCACCGATGAAGGCGTCATGAAGATGCTGCGCCGCAGCAAGAAGCCGGTCATCATGGTGGCCAACAAGGTGGACGACTTTGCCCAGGAAGCCGACAGCGCGGCCCTGTGGGGCCTCGGTTTCGGCGAGCCCTACCCGGTCTCGGCACTGCACGGCCGCGGGGTGGCCGACCTCCTGGACCACGTCATGGAGGTGCTGCCGGAGTTCTCCACCATCGAGGGAACCGACCGTTCCGGCGGTCCCCGCCGCATTGCCCTCATTGGCCGGCCCAACGTGGGCAAGTCCTCCCTGCTGAACAAGCTTGCGGGATCCGAACGGGTGGTGGTGGACAACACCGCCGGAACCACCCGCGACCCTGTGGACGAATTCATCGAACTCGGCGGCCGCACCTGGCGGTTCGTGGACACTGCCGGCATCCGCCGGCGCCAGCACATGGCCCAGGGCGCCGACTACTACGCCTCGCTCCGGACCCAGTCCGCCCTCGAAAAGGCTGAGGTCGCCGTGGTGCTCCTCGCCGTGGACGAGGTCCTCAGCGAACAGGACGTCCGCATCCTGCAGCTGGCCATCGAGTCCGGCCGCGCGCTGGTCCTGGCCTTCAACAAGTGGGACCTGCTGGACGACGAACGCCGCCGCTACCTGGAGCGCGAAATCGAGCAGGACCTGGCACACGTCGAATGGGCGCCGCGGGTCAACATTTCGGCGAAGACCGGCTGGCACAAGGACCGCCTGGTCCCTGCCCTGGACCTTGCCCTGGAGAACTGGGACAAGCGCATCGCAACCGGCCGCCTCAACGCCTTCCTGGGCGAGCTCGTGGCTGCGCACCCCCACCCGGTCCGCGGCGGCAAGCAGCCGCGCATCCTCTTCGGCACCCAGGCCTCCAGCCGGCCGCCGAAGTTCGTGCTCTTCACCACGGGCTTCCTGGACCCGGGCTACCGCCGGTTCATCACCCGCCGCCTGCGCGAGACCTTCGGATTCGAAGGCACGCCGATCGAGGTCAGCATGCGTGTGCGCGAGAAGCGCGGCCGGAAGCGTTAA
- a CDS encoding polysaccharide deacetylase family protein — MRYSRPAVLGMALALALGSGLGGTALGPPAAAASAVAAQRSVPAPMVVEQAGDDTIVQHYEQLGGSGSFLGTPVGSAYDIAGGRAQDYTGGTIYWSPGTGAHEVHGAIRGHYLALGGPAGFLGFPLTDETTTPGAPGRYNNFARGTIYWSPATGAHEVHGAIHGHYLALGGPAGFLGFPLTDETTTPGAPGRYNNFAGGTIYWSPATGAHEVHGSIHGHYLALGGPAGFLGFPLTDETTTPGAPGRYNNFAGGTIYWSPATGAHEVHGSIHGHYLALGGPAGFLGFPLTDETTTPGAPGRYNNFAGGTIYWSPASGAHEVHGSIQGRYLELGGSSGVLGFPLTDEYGITGGRRNDFQHGSILWHAASGRTEVIYTSIPAALLGVDLERIPTTQKVVALTFDAGANDAGLRSILATLAANGVPGTFFLTGNWVNQFPSDPALIYNSGNRIGNHSMTHPDFTTLTDAQIMAEISSAQRTIEAAGGDPLPFFRFPFGARDSRTIADANAAGYVPIRWTVDTLGWQGTMNGTRGPGFIVQRVMASAQPGEIVLMHLGSNPDDGSTLDAAALPEVISQLRAAGYGFVTLDAALG, encoded by the coding sequence ATGCGCTACTCTCGACCCGCCGTCCTCGGAATGGCCTTGGCACTCGCCCTTGGCAGTGGCCTCGGGGGCACAGCACTGGGACCGCCCGCGGCCGCCGCATCAGCGGTGGCTGCGCAGCGAAGCGTTCCGGCGCCGATGGTGGTCGAGCAGGCCGGCGACGACACGATCGTCCAGCACTATGAGCAGCTCGGCGGCAGCGGGTCGTTCCTCGGCACGCCAGTCGGCAGCGCGTACGACATCGCCGGGGGCCGCGCCCAGGACTACACCGGCGGCACGATCTACTGGAGCCCCGGCACCGGAGCGCACGAGGTACACGGTGCGATCCGGGGACACTATCTCGCGCTCGGCGGCCCCGCAGGCTTCCTGGGCTTCCCGCTCACCGACGAGACCACCACCCCCGGCGCCCCGGGCCGCTACAACAACTTCGCTCGCGGCACGATCTACTGGAGCCCCGCCACCGGAGCCCACGAGGTACACGGTGCGATCCACGGACACTATCTCGCGCTCGGCGGCCCCGCAGGCTTCCTGGGCTTCCCGCTCACCGACGAGACCACCACCCCCGGCGCCCCGGGCCGGTACAACAACTTCGCCGGAGGCACGATCTACTGGAGCCCCGCCACCGGAGCCCACGAGGTACACGGCTCGATCCACGGACACTATCTCGCGCTCGGCGGCCCGGCCGGCTTCCTGGGCTTCCCGCTCACCGACGAGACCACCACCCCCGGCGCCCCGGGCCGGTACAACAACTTCGCCGGCGGCACGATCTACTGGAGCCCCGCCACCGGAGCGCACGAGGTACACGGCTCGATCCACGGACACTATCTCGCGCTCGGCGGCCCGGCCGGCTTCCTGGGCTTCCCGCTCACCGACGAGACCACCACCCCCGGCGCCCCGGGCCGGTACAACAACTTCGCCGGCGGCACGATCTACTGGAGCCCCGCCAGCGGAGCGCACGAGGTGCACGGCTCGATCCAAGGACGTTATCTGGAGCTCGGCGGATCGTCTGGCGTACTCGGATTCCCGCTCACCGACGAGTACGGCATCACGGGCGGGCGCCGTAACGACTTCCAGCACGGTTCCATCCTGTGGCACGCGGCCAGCGGCAGGACCGAGGTCATCTACACCAGCATCCCAGCGGCGCTCCTGGGCGTGGACCTCGAGCGCATTCCAACCACCCAGAAGGTTGTCGCACTCACGTTCGACGCCGGCGCCAACGACGCCGGCCTCCGATCGATCCTCGCCACCCTCGCAGCCAACGGCGTCCCAGGCACGTTCTTCCTCACCGGAAACTGGGTCAACCAGTTCCCCTCCGACCCCGCGCTGATCTACAACTCGGGGAATCGGATCGGCAATCACTCCATGACCCACCCAGACTTCACGACCCTGACCGACGCCCAGATCATGGCCGAGATCAGCAGCGCGCAGAGGACCATCGAGGCCGCTGGAGGCGACCCCCTCCCGTTCTTCCGCTTCCCGTTCGGCGCCCGCGATTCCCGCACGATCGCAGACGCCAACGCCGCCGGCTACGTTCCGATCCGGTGGACCGTTGACACCCTGGGCTGGCAAGGCACCATGAACGGAACGCGGGGCCCGGGCTTCATCGTCCAGCGAGTCATGGCGTCCGCGCAGCCCGGGGAGATCGTCCTGATGCACCTCGGCTCGAACCCCGACGACGGTTCTACGCTCGACGCCGCGGCCCTCCCGGAGGTGATCTCCCAGCTCCGGGCGGCAGGCTACGGCTTCGTCACCCTCGACGCCGCCCTCGGCTAA
- a CDS encoding Fpg/Nei family DNA glycosylase has translation MPELPEVAGLAAFLDEQLRGCVVSKLQIVSFAVLKTADPPFNAIEGRTVAGVRRFGKFISIDTDGISLVFHLARAGWVRFTDSPAGSQLRMGKGLIAVRAAFSGPEGPRGLDLTEAGTKKSLAVYIVRDPQEVPGIATLGPDPFTEAFDVDMLGEILAASSQQIKGLLRSQSVIAGIGNAYSDEILHAARISPFAIAKSLDRETVQVLYDAIHSVLGEALAEAAGKPPKDLKDVKRSHMRVHARTGQPCPICADTVREVSFADTALQYCPTCQTKGKILADRRTSKFLK, from the coding sequence ATGCCGGAACTGCCTGAAGTCGCCGGCCTGGCCGCGTTCCTTGACGAACAGCTCCGGGGTTGCGTTGTGTCGAAGCTGCAGATTGTCTCCTTTGCAGTGCTCAAGACCGCCGACCCGCCCTTCAACGCCATCGAAGGCCGTACCGTGGCCGGCGTCCGCCGGTTCGGAAAGTTCATCAGCATCGACACGGACGGCATTTCCCTGGTGTTCCACCTGGCACGCGCGGGTTGGGTGCGCTTTACGGACTCCCCCGCCGGCAGCCAGCTCCGGATGGGCAAGGGCCTCATCGCGGTCCGCGCTGCCTTCTCCGGTCCGGAGGGGCCGCGTGGCCTGGACTTGACGGAAGCGGGCACCAAGAAGAGCCTCGCCGTCTACATCGTGCGGGACCCCCAGGAGGTCCCCGGCATCGCCACCCTGGGTCCGGACCCGTTCACTGAAGCGTTCGACGTCGACATGCTGGGTGAGATCCTCGCCGCCAGTTCCCAGCAAATCAAGGGACTCCTGCGCAGCCAGAGCGTCATTGCCGGCATCGGCAACGCCTACAGCGACGAGATCCTGCACGCCGCCCGGATCTCGCCTTTCGCCATCGCAAAATCCCTCGACCGGGAGACGGTGCAGGTACTGTACGACGCCATCCACAGCGTGCTGGGCGAAGCACTGGCGGAGGCAGCCGGCAAGCCGCCCAAGGACCTCAAGGACGTTAAGCGCAGCCATATGCGGGTTCATGCCCGGACCGGACAGCCCTGCCCCATCTGCGCCGACACGGTACGGGAAGTCTCATTCGCGGACACTGCCCTGCAGTACTGCCCCACCTGCCAGACGAAAGGCAAGATCCTGGCGGACCGAAGAACGTCCAAATTCCTGAAGTAG
- the gcvH gene encoding glycine cleavage system protein GcvH translates to MSNIPEDLSYTAEHEWVTAPNADGVVRVGITDFAQDALGDVVYAQMPEVGTKITANEVVGEVESTKSVSDIYAPVSGEVVARNDSLDSDSALINTDPYGDGWLIEVKLAEPDAVESLLSASEYEQQVG, encoded by the coding sequence ATGAGCAACATTCCCGAAGACCTGTCCTACACCGCCGAACACGAGTGGGTCACGGCCCCCAATGCCGACGGCGTGGTCCGCGTGGGAATCACCGATTTTGCCCAGGACGCCCTCGGAGATGTCGTTTACGCCCAGATGCCCGAAGTCGGCACGAAGATTACGGCAAACGAAGTGGTGGGTGAAGTTGAGTCCACCAAGAGCGTGAGCGACATCTACGCACCCGTTTCCGGCGAAGTGGTGGCCCGGAACGACTCCCTGGACAGCGATTCGGCCCTGATCAACACTGATCCGTACGGCGACGGCTGGCTCATCGAGGTCAAACTCGCCGAACCTGACGCCGTTGAGTCCCTGCTCAGTGCATCGGAGTACGAACAACAGGTAGGCTAA
- a CDS encoding FHA domain-containing protein, protein MAGHRHNPADGDYGTGAAKASETTSIHLTPVTDEPTIAPRLSSDERNSVEALPAGSALLVAHSGPNAGARFLLDSDVTTAGRHPDADIFLDDVTVSRRHVEFRRTARSFEVVDKNSLNGTYVNHDRVDRVELKSGSEVQIGKFRLTFYLSPATAAGRS, encoded by the coding sequence ATGGCTGGCCACAGACACAACCCTGCCGATGGGGATTACGGCACGGGTGCGGCTAAGGCGTCGGAGACCACCTCGATCCATCTCACCCCCGTCACCGATGAACCCACCATCGCGCCCAGGCTGTCCTCGGACGAGCGCAACTCGGTGGAAGCCCTGCCTGCCGGGTCGGCCCTGCTTGTGGCCCACAGCGGTCCGAATGCCGGCGCCCGATTCCTGCTGGATTCGGACGTGACCACCGCGGGCCGCCACCCGGACGCGGACATCTTCCTGGACGATGTCACTGTTTCGCGCCGCCACGTCGAATTCCGGCGCACGGCGCGCAGCTTCGAAGTCGTGGACAAGAACAGCCTCAACGGCACTTACGTCAACCATGACCGCGTGGACCGCGTGGAGTTGAAGTCCGGCAGCGAAGTCCAGATCGGCAAGTTCCGCCTCACCTTCTACCTGAGCCCTGCCACGGCTGCAGGCCGCAGCTGA
- the ftsR gene encoding transcriptional regulator FtsR, whose amino-acid sequence MAQPERRGPQVLNIGEVLAQLSADFPGMSASKIRFLEEKGLINPRRTPAGYRQYSDGDVERLRFVLALQRDQYLPLKVIKDYLDAIDRGERPENLPPGVVVSPRIVSDELAAELQNRGRKLSEEQLRTESGASVTLLQSLLSFGLISHSNGQFDEHALQVARACVQLESHGLEPRHLRPFQAAAEREFGLVERAVAPLASRKDSASQARAAEAAREISDLCLTLHRALVQDHISRMDI is encoded by the coding sequence ATGGCACAACCGGAACGCCGGGGCCCCCAGGTCCTGAACATTGGCGAAGTCCTCGCCCAGCTGAGCGCCGACTTCCCGGGCATGAGTGCGTCGAAGATCCGGTTCCTCGAGGAAAAGGGACTGATCAACCCCCGCCGCACCCCGGCTGGCTACCGCCAGTATTCCGATGGCGACGTGGAGCGGCTGCGCTTCGTGCTGGCCCTGCAGCGGGATCAGTACCTGCCCCTGAAAGTCATCAAGGACTACCTTGATGCCATCGACAGGGGAGAGCGGCCGGAGAACCTGCCGCCCGGCGTCGTGGTTTCCCCGCGTATCGTCTCTGACGAGCTGGCCGCTGAGCTGCAGAACCGCGGCCGGAAGCTGAGCGAGGAACAGCTGCGCACCGAATCCGGCGCCAGCGTGACTCTGCTGCAGTCACTGCTGAGCTTCGGCCTCATCAGCCACAGCAACGGCCAGTTCGACGAACACGCCCTCCAGGTTGCCCGCGCCTGCGTCCAGCTGGAAAGCCACGGCCTGGAACCCCGGCACCTGCGGCCCTTCCAGGCAGCGGCCGAACGTGAATTCGGCCTGGTGGAACGTGCTGTGGCACCGCTCGCCTCGCGCAAGGACTCTGCATCACAGGCGCGCGCGGCCGAAGCCGCCCGGGAGATCAGCGACCTTTGCCTCACCCTGCACCGGGCCCTGGTGCAGGACCACATCTCACGCATGGACATCTGA
- a CDS encoding bifunctional nuclease family protein: MIEVEIVGVRIELPSNQPLVLLKEMHGERHVPIWIGTPEASAIALAQQGVVPPRPMTHDLLVDVVESLGHSVVSVNIVAVEDNIFYGQLQFENGTTVSSRASDALAVALRAKCRIWCADSVMDEAGVRITEHDEGEDAEPGPTVDEERELRRFREFLDDVEPEDFDG; encoded by the coding sequence ATGATCGAAGTCGAGATTGTAGGCGTTCGCATCGAACTGCCTTCCAACCAGCCGCTGGTCCTGCTCAAGGAGATGCATGGGGAACGCCACGTCCCCATTTGGATCGGCACCCCGGAAGCCAGCGCCATAGCCCTTGCCCAGCAGGGGGTGGTGCCGCCCCGGCCCATGACGCATGATCTCCTGGTGGACGTCGTGGAGTCGTTGGGCCACTCGGTGGTCAGTGTCAACATTGTGGCAGTGGAGGACAACATCTTCTACGGGCAGCTGCAGTTTGAGAACGGAACCACTGTGAGCTCCCGGGCTTCGGACGCGCTTGCGGTGGCGCTGCGCGCAAAGTGCCGGATCTGGTGCGCCGATTCCGTGATGGATGAGGCCGGCGTCCGCATTACCGAGCACGATGAGGGCGAGGACGCGGAGCCGGGCCCCACCGTGGATGAAGAGCGCGAACTGCGCCGCTTCCGCGAGTTCCTGGACGACGTGGAACCCGAGGATTTCGACGGCTGA
- a CDS encoding MerR family transcriptional regulator, producing MSPKGEAGGLKQPTAGVAVPVSGAQGLLFTEDLPVLDEDAGYRGPTACKAAGITYRQLDYWARTGLVEPAVRGAAGSGSQRLYGFRDILVLKVVKRLLDTGVSLQQIRTAVEHLRERGVEDLAQITLMSDGASVYECTSADEVIDLVQGGQGVFGIAVGRVWREVEGSLASLPSEHAAEQSFPDDELSKRRAARKIS from the coding sequence GTGAGTCCCAAAGGCGAAGCAGGCGGGCTGAAACAGCCCACGGCTGGTGTTGCTGTGCCCGTGAGCGGTGCCCAGGGCCTCCTGTTCACCGAGGACCTGCCCGTACTGGACGAGGACGCCGGCTACCGTGGTCCTACAGCCTGCAAGGCAGCAGGCATCACCTACCGCCAGCTTGATTACTGGGCCCGTACGGGGCTGGTTGAGCCCGCCGTCCGCGGTGCTGCAGGATCCGGCTCCCAGAGGCTGTACGGATTCCGGGACATCCTTGTGCTCAAGGTGGTCAAGCGGCTCCTGGACACCGGCGTATCCCTCCAACAGATCCGGACGGCCGTTGAACACCTGCGGGAGCGGGGTGTCGAGGACCTGGCCCAGATCACGCTCATGAGCGACGGCGCCAGTGTCTACGAGTGCACGTCCGCCGACGAAGTCATTGACCTTGTCCAGGGCGGCCAGGGCGTGTTCGGCATTGCCGTGGGACGGGTGTGGCGCGAGGTGGAAGGCAGCCTGGCCTCCCTTCCCAGCGAGCATGCCGCAGAACAGTCCTTTCCGGACGACGAATTAAGCAAGCGGCGGGCCGCGCGGAAGATCAGCTGA
- a CDS encoding ParA family protein, which yields MQVVSISSLKGGVGKTSVTTGLASAALAAGVRTLVVDLDPHADATTALGVQPGDHLDIGRMLKSPRRAKLAENVVRSSWADRTPSNGAGPAVLDVAVGSAYTGIYDRPDLGRRDLRRLSVVLAGADDYQLVLIDCPPSLNGLTRMAWASSDKVALVAEPGLFSVAGTERTMRAIQLFKQEFAPNLSPAGIVANRVRSGSSEHTYRLAEMESMFGELLLSPRIPEQANWQQIQGAAHPVHHWPGDSAKSAAGLFDELLSNLMAAGKGLRSRTR from the coding sequence GTGCAAGTAGTCAGCATCAGCAGCCTCAAGGGTGGAGTCGGCAAGACTTCCGTCACCACAGGATTGGCGTCTGCGGCGCTGGCCGCCGGAGTACGCACGCTGGTGGTGGACCTGGATCCGCACGCCGACGCCACCACGGCCCTCGGCGTACAGCCGGGCGACCACTTGGATATCGGCAGGATGCTGAAGAGCCCGCGCCGGGCGAAACTGGCCGAGAACGTGGTGCGCAGCAGCTGGGCTGACCGCACCCCGTCAAACGGTGCCGGGCCTGCCGTACTGGATGTCGCCGTCGGCTCTGCCTACACGGGAATCTATGACCGGCCGGACCTTGGTCGGCGCGACCTTCGCCGGCTTTCCGTCGTGCTCGCCGGCGCCGACGATTACCAGCTGGTCCTCATTGACTGCCCGCCGTCGCTGAACGGCCTGACGCGCATGGCGTGGGCTTCCAGCGACAAGGTTGCCCTGGTCGCCGAACCCGGCCTGTTCTCGGTTGCGGGTACGGAACGCACCATGCGGGCCATCCAGCTGTTCAAGCAGGAGTTCGCTCCCAATCTGTCACCGGCAGGCATCGTGGCCAACCGCGTCCGCAGCGGCTCGTCCGAGCACACCTACCGCCTGGCGGAGATGGAATCCATGTTCGGCGAACTCCTGCTGAGCCCGCGCATCCCCGAACAGGCCAACTGGCAACAGATCCAGGGGGCTGCCCACCCCGTTCACCACTGGCCCGGGGATTCGGCGAAGTCCGCGGCCGGACTGTTCGATGAACTGCTGTCCAATCTCATGGCAGCCGGCAAGGGCCTGCGCAGCCGCACCCGCTGA